The genome window TTCGTCGCCATATGAACATTTCCCGCCGCGATCGCCACAATATTGCGCCAGCCGCTAACATCGCATTGGCCATACCGATTGTTACCCACAGCCACCACCGTGCCGTCCGCTTTAAGGCCGACGGTATGGCGGCAGCCCGCAGCTATGGCATGTTTGGGCCACTGTTTTAACTTTAACGCGAACGTGGTTTCTTTCGGCGAGATGCGGTCCATGTTTTTCCTCCCTGGACGGCTTTGCGGTAAGCGGCCGGCGACTCGCCGTAAAACCGCTTGAATTGTTTGGAAAAGTACAGCGCATCCTGAAAACCGACAGAAGCGGCGATCTGCCCGATGTTCAACTCGTTGCGCTCGCGCAGCAGTCTGCGGGATTGCTCCAGGCGGAATTTCAGCAAGTAATGGGAAGGAGATTCCCCGGTCGCTTTTTTAAACATGCGGGAAAGATAGCCTCTGTTATAACCAAGACTTTCCGCCATCTGTTCGATGGAAATATTTTGCGCGAATTGCGTAGTTAAGTAATCTACCGCTTGCTTTACGATTTGCTGGATGTCCATCATACGCGCATCCGGATCAAGAGCGGTTTGCGCTTCGCCTAACGCCGCCGCAATCAGGCACAAATGACCGCAAGCCTTCATATCCGCCAGCCTGCCGCGCGTTCGAAACGCGGTGATAATAGCGCGGATCAGCGAAGCGATCTTCGCAGGTCCGCCGCGTATGACGGGGGGATGCGTGATGCCCGCCTTTTGGACCAATTCATCCGCTTGCTCGCCATGAAAAGCAACCCAGCAATACCGCCACGGATTCGTTTTGTCGGAGCGATAGCTTACCAGCTTTCCGGGTTCGATCAAAAAACTGTCGCCGGCTTGCAGCGTATAGGCCGATTGTTCCGTGGAAAACTCGCCGCCGCCGGCGATAATATAGTGCAGCAAGTAATACTCGTACACTTTTGGACCAAGTTTATGCAGCGGCTTTGTTTGGCTTTCTCCGGCAAACAGCACGTTTAACCCCAGCCTGTTTGCTTCGTTTGCCTGCGGATTTGTGGCGACCCGATACGATGGTTTGCCAGGCATACATTCACCTTCAACGAATAAGCTGTTATCGCTATTGTACCATGTTTGAAAAGGCGGCGGCAGCGAAAAGGACACAATAATCCATATTTCGCAAACTTTTTTCCCTACTGCTGTTTCGTTTCGTTTCTTATACTGGAAATAGCATGACGAAAAGCGAGGGAGCCTTTATGGAAGCACATTTGTCCGGTCTTAAAAAGAAATTTTGCGAAATTTATGGTGATTCGGCTCAATCCATCCGGTTTTTTTACGCGCCGGGCAGGGTGAATCTGATCGGGGAACATATCGATTATAATGGCGGGTATGTTTTGCCTGCGGCGCTGACCGCCGGAACAACGTGCCTGATTCGCCCCCGTGCGGACGGCAAATTCGGATTTTTCTCCACCGGTTTTTCCGAGCATGGCGTTTTGGCGAGTGAAGAGTTGATTTACCGCGCCGAAGACGATTGGATGAATTATCCGAAAGGCGTCATCGCCACATTTCGCGAACAGGGCTACGCAATCAACAGCGGATATGACATGCTGTTCTCCGGCAATATTCCGAACGGCGCGGGGCTGTCGTCGTCGGCATCGATCGAGGTTGCGTGCGCTTTTGCGCTTGCCGCCATGGAGAAACATGGGCTCAATCGGACGGATTTGGCGCTCCTGGCCCAACGTACGGAAAACCGTTTTGTCGGGGTTAACTGCGGAATTATGGACCAATTTGCCGTTGCCAACGGAAAAAAAGATCATGCCGTTTTGCTTAAGTGCGACAAACTGGAGTTCAGCCATATTCCCGTTCCGCTGGGCGAATACAAGCTGGTTGTGGCCAACACGAACAAGCGCAGAGGGCTGGTCGACTCCAAATATAACGAGCGCCGCAGCGAATGCGAGACGGCATTTGCGGTTTTGCGCAACGCGTACCCGCACATCGCTTGCCTTGCCGAGCTAACCCCGGAGCAGCTGGACGCATCCGCGCATTTATTGCCGAGTGAATCGGTGAAAAAACGCGCCAAACACGTTGTGGAAGAAAACAATCGCGTGCTGACAAGCGTCAAACTGCTCGAACAGGGGAATTTGCCCGAATTCGGAAAATTGCTGAACGCGTCGCATGTGTCGCTGCGCGATTTATTTGAAGTTAGCTGCCGCGAGCTTGACGTCATGGTGGAAGAGGCGTTGCGGATCTCCGGGGTTCTCGGTTCGCGCATGACCGGAGCGGGCTTTGGCGGCTGCACGGTTTCCGTTGTGCATCGCGATGCGGTGGAGCAATTTGCCGCGGAAGTGGGCGCAAAATACAAGGAACGCACTGGGCTTGCAGCAAGCTTCTACGATTTTGGCATTGGCGACGGCGTGAAGGAGCTGGAGCTTGCATGAGCGCAAACACAGACGCGGCAATCACGGGCTTGGTGAACTTTGCGCTTAGGCAAGGGCTTGCGGAACAGGAAGACAGGGATTTTTGCCGGAACGCTTTATACGCGCTTCTGCAATTGCCTCCCCCTGTTGAAGAAGCGGATGATTTGTTTGCCGGCGAGCGCGCGCCGCACGCCATGTTGCAGTTGCTAATCGCCGATGCGGAAAAGCGCGGTTTGCTGCCGTTTCCGGGGGTAACCGGACAAGATTTGCTCAACGCGAAAATGATGGGAGCGCTTCTGCCGCGTCCTTCGGAAACGATCCGTACATTTTGGAATATTGCCGAAAAAAGCGGGATCGCGGCGGCAACATCCTGGTTTTATCAATTTTGCATCGACGCCAATTATATCCGCATGGATCGTATCGGCCGCAATATCGCCTGGGAACATGAATCCGCGTACGGCAAGCTGAAAATCACGATCAATCTGTCCAAACCGGAAAAAGATCCGGCGGAAATTGCCCGGTTGGCCAAGGAAAAACCGGCTTCGGCGTATCCCAAATGCTTGTTGTGCCGGCAAAACGAAGGCTATGCCGGCAACGCGCATCATCCGGCGCGGCAAAATCTGCGTCTGATTCCGCTTCAATTGCAGGGTGAAACATGGTATTTTCAATTTTCGCCGTATGTGTATTATCACGAGCACAGCATCGTGCTTTCCGCACGCCATGAACCGATGCGGTTGACGCAAACATCGTTTCGCCGTCTGCTGGAATTCGTCGAACAATTTCCGCATTATTTCATCGGTTCCAATGCGGATTTGCCAATCGTTGGCGGCTCCATTTTGACGCACGACCATTATCAGGCGGGAAGACACCATTTTCCGATGGACGTAGCGCCGGTGGAGGAGCGATTCATCCATCCCGCGTTTCCCGGCGCGACTTTGGGCATTTTGCGTTGGCCGATGTCGGTTGTGCGAATTGCCGCAAACGATAAAGAAAAAGCGTGCGCTTTGGCGTATCATTTGCTTTCCTGTTGGCGTAAATATGATGATCCGGCGGCGCAAATCGCTCATCAGACAGTCATGAACGGCGAACAGATTCCGCATAACACGGCGACGCCGATCGTCCGCAAAAACGAAAGCGGGAAATTCGAGTTCGATCTGGTGCTTAGAAACAACCGCTGCAACGGCGAACATCCGGAAGGCATTTTCCATCCGCACCGCCATTTGCATCATATCAAGAAAGAAAATATCGGATTGATCGAAGTGATGGGCCTCGCGGTTTTGCCGGGCAGATTGCAGCGGGAGCTGAAAGCGATCGCCGAAATTTTGCAAGCGCCGGAAAAGTGGACGGGCTCTATCCCCGATGATGATCCGTTGGCCAAGCATGCGGAATGGATTGACGAATTGCTGGCCGCACAAACCGGTCCTTTATCCGCGGATCAGGCTATGGCTGTGTTAAAGGCAAGTGTCGGCGAAAAATTCGCCGCCGTATTGGCCGACGCCGGAGTGTTCAAACGGACAAAAACGGGCAAGCAGGCGTTCATGCGCTTTTTGGAATCGGCCGGTTGCCAAACTGTCCAAGCCTCAAGAGAAAGTTAACAAATACTGGTTTATTCTTGCTTTGCCGCAGAAAAAGGATTTTGCGTTTCCGCAACGAATCAATATGTTGCGGGATTTTTATTTTAGAATCAGGAGTGAAGGAAAATGGTGGATAAGAAAATCATGCTTACGGAAAGCGAAATCCCCACACATTGGTACAATGTCATGGCGGACATGCCGAATCCGATACAGCCGCCGATCAACCCGGCCACCGGAAAACCCGCCGGACCGGATGATTTTGCGGCGATTTTTCCAAAATCGTTAATCGCCCAGGAGATGAGCCAGGAACGCTTAATCGAAATTCCGGAAGAAGTTCGCGAATTGTATAAAATCTGGCGGCCAACGCCTTTGGTGCGAGCAGTTCAATTGGAAAAAGCGCTGGATACGCCT of Bacilli bacterium contains these proteins:
- a CDS encoding RCC1 domain-containing protein, which encodes MDRISPKETTFALKLKQWPKHAIAAGCRHTVGLKADGTVVAVGNNRYGQCDVSGWRNIVAIAAGNVHMAT
- a CDS encoding galactokinase — its product is MEAHLSGLKKKFCEIYGDSAQSIRFFYAPGRVNLIGEHIDYNGGYVLPAALTAGTTCLIRPRADGKFGFFSTGFSEHGVLASEELIYRAEDDWMNYPKGVIATFREQGYAINSGYDMLFSGNIPNGAGLSSSASIEVACAFALAAMEKHGLNRTDLALLAQRTENRFVGVNCGIMDQFAVANGKKDHAVLLKCDKLEFSHIPVPLGEYKLVVANTNKRRGLVDSKYNERRSECETAFAVLRNAYPHIACLAELTPEQLDASAHLLPSESVKKRAKHVVEENNRVLTSVKLLEQGNLPEFGKLLNASHVSLRDLFEVSCRELDVMVEEALRISGVLGSRMTGAGFGGCTVSVVHRDAVEQFAAEVGAKYKERTGLAASFYDFGIGDGVKELELA
- a CDS encoding UDP-glucose--hexose-1-phosphate uridylyltransferase — translated: MSANTDAAITGLVNFALRQGLAEQEDRDFCRNALYALLQLPPPVEEADDLFAGERAPHAMLQLLIADAEKRGLLPFPGVTGQDLLNAKMMGALLPRPSETIRTFWNIAEKSGIAAATSWFYQFCIDANYIRMDRIGRNIAWEHESAYGKLKITINLSKPEKDPAEIARLAKEKPASAYPKCLLCRQNEGYAGNAHHPARQNLRLIPLQLQGETWYFQFSPYVYYHEHSIVLSARHEPMRLTQTSFRRLLEFVEQFPHYFIGSNADLPIVGGSILTHDHYQAGRHHFPMDVAPVEERFIHPAFPGATLGILRWPMSVVRIAANDKEKACALAYHLLSCWRKYDDPAAQIAHQTVMNGEQIPHNTATPIVRKNESGKFEFDLVLRNNRCNGEHPEGIFHPHRHLHHIKKENIGLIEVMGLAVLPGRLQRELKAIAEILQAPEKWTGSIPDDDPLAKHAEWIDELLAAQTGPLSADQAMAVLKASVGEKFAAVLADAGVFKRTKTGKQAFMRFLESAGCQTVQASRES
- a CDS encoding AraC family transcriptional regulator, which produces MPGKPSYRVATNPQANEANRLGLNVLFAGESQTKPLHKLGPKVYEYYLLHYIIAGGGEFSTEQSAYTLQAGDSFLIEPGKLVSYRSDKTNPWRYCWVAFHGEQADELVQKAGITHPPVIRGGPAKIASLIRAIITAFRTRGRLADMKACGHLCLIAAALGEAQTALDPDARMMDIQQIVKQAVDYLTTQFAQNISIEQMAESLGYNRGYLSRMFKKATGESPSHYLLKFRLEQSRRLLRERNELNIGQIAASVGFQDALYFSKQFKRFYGESPAAYRKAVQGGKTWTASRRKKPRSR